taactgtcaaactgctacaatgccctaaaatgtgattatagacacaccaaatccatttatcaaaattctaattgtaaaaactgtaatggtcaggactcgtttaaggcactgtagcttcacaggatagtgtcaaagacatatattgggggtattgttttattcagaagagtttgctgagcataattatggggtttgatcacagtggcacataccagacttgaaaaatgaccccaaaaaatgtaatgtgtatgtaaaaattgcaaaaaaaatattttaccacaaagtttgacataaactggtgaaaaaatgtCATCACGTTAAGGCACATTATATACCATGAGATACactgtagtgtctactttcaccaatggtaggtcattgagggataaattcaacatgagacttgctccatcaaattcatctatcaaaattatcactgtgaaaactgaaatggtcaggtctcttttatggcactgtaacttcacaggatagtggcaaagacatagattgggggtatcattttactctgatatggctgaaaacaatatggggttttctacagcagtagtatatatcaactttatgaaatacacattaaaaatccttgttttatgtgtgtatgttagaaatctgaaaaacaattttactacacgatttagcagagattggcagcgaaatggctacgtaaaaagtgtcagaataccctttggtaaatagcctgtgatgtgtgctttatataaatatatacttttgtgcagcaattttgctttctgtgatggctattaagcttacaagacaaacatgccaaattctaaaatagctccacattaaaaagtttttactccttgtattttgtgacctgtaactttcaaaataagctgaaatcctagacatatcatgtactctgaaaatcagaacaaataattgaatattttttaaattacttttcttaagctgcacttattatacacacattattattgcctaaactgtgaaaaaaacaatttttcattttttaataaataagaatttatatgtatatgtcacatcagattaaagccctttttgtcctttaaaaaatgatatataacatgtgttggtgtaataaataagaaaaatgcaaacagaggttgaacacaaacagcaaaaaatgcttgtgtccttaagggcaagtccagtttttgaagctgcgtccttaaggggttaaggtttctgaccaatatttcacgTACACAGTTAATATTTTAGGTGAtcgaatttggttgctaaactttccaATTGTATTCAACAAATGGCTAGTCTACCCCCCCTCTCATCTATGCTGCTCCTAGCTGTAAATACCTGCATATAACTGTTCAATCTCCATCGCTGTTCTTCAGGGCTCACTTCACACTCAAATTCAGTAAAGCtcggaattatttttttttcctcaccaCTTCCCAACGACCCACCCCTGctcctaaatatatagcatgctcctccagctgtttgagactCTCATTCAATTAcctgtttattccctttatattttaccaaaagCTGCTTCTCTCGGTTACCTCTTTTAGACAAATTTGCCCTgccacctcttgtctcaaatccctcattatatcctttagattgcaagttcacgggccatctagctaagcactttttatcaaagagctccaatggctggATCTCAGTGTAACCGTTAAGATGACCAAGTGTTGGACAAAGCTGACAATTTGACTCAATGTGATCGTGACATTACTCCAGTCCTCAACGGTACAGTTCTTATGGTCTTTTGCAAACAGCCTGGTTGTTGTTCTCTTCTCATGATCAAGGGCTTTTTTCCCCCTCCTTTTTTTAGCTTTGCGCGACTTCAGCCCAGCTCCAAGGAGCCTGTGTTCAACTGTCCTTGCCATGCTCTTCAGCCCAGCTGCCACTTGCCATTCTTTTTGTAGGTCACCTGATGATGTCCTATGGCTGTTGAGTGGCATTCGAATGAGTAGGCAGTCATGCTTGTTAGTGGAGTTATTTTTGCCATGTGCTGGTCTGTAGCTTTGATGTCCCTAAAGTCTGCTGCTAACCTTATTCTTATGAACCGCCTTACCATTTTAAGAATGGGAACCTGATTGCTCACTGTATCCCTGTTAGAAAATCCAGAATTAATCCTACATTTCCCTTACTCAAAACTTTTCTTTTCAGCTCCTTTGGCATGGTCAATTATTTGATTACAATTACTTTCGAGGTATTACTAGCACTGTTGTTGCCATCCAGCTGGTTCTATTGCAAAAGTATAGTGCCAACACAACCgtagtttttatatttttcctcaTTAAATAAAATTTGGTTCAAGTTATCACTTAATAACTACCTCTTTAGGTAGAATGAAGTGTGGGAACTCAACACTTAGTCAATTGGTATCAAACAGGATCTTCTAGCTCCCACCCCCACTTATTGGTAAGATGACAGCTCCAGGTTAATGAATGTCTCCATTTCTAGCCTGTCTGGTAGTGTGTAAGTGGACTTACAAGTTCATTGATAAGCCTTTGAATGAAAAACACAtgcttgaaatatatatttttttctacatcAGAAAGGAGTTGCCTTCCAACTTGGGTACATTGAGGCACATTTTCAGAGTTATGGTCAGGGTTGAGAAAGATGAAAGCACCTGTGCAGAGCAGCAAACCAGAAGAATAAGAACAGAGATAATTTTGAGCAGAGTCTCAAGCGCCTACAAATTACACGTGATCTGATTCTAACTGGTTGAGATTAACACCACCCCGCTACACTTTAAAGCAGAGAGACAAGCAGCAGGCATATTTAACACATGATCCACCCCAAATTTCTTTCAATAGTTTATATTTTAgattcaagaaaaaaacaaaaacaaaaaaaaaaaaaacacaaaatagcatttaaaggtttatttaaaaatttgCTGCAGAACACATTTTGATGTAAGAATTAAATGTACAAGAAAATGCTTAAACTAGTAAACCTTTGCACAAAAAAGCTACACACATGCAGTGCTCTCCATAGCcaaggaaagggttaaaaaaataaaaaatatgcttCATTGCACAAGAGTTGGTCAAAATATTAACGTTCAGTTACTAACTAAAAGTCCCATTTCTCTATAAGCACATCCTGGAGAAGctttgtgaaaaaaacaaaaacaaaacatggatCTTGAGGTGGACAATGCAGTGGTTAGAAGATCTATCACATTGCACTAATAGTGACGCTGATAAGATCCCATTGAAGGCTGAGGTGGAAGCCCACCACGGCCTCCTTGGCCTGCGGTCTGATTCACTAGGTGAGAAAGAGCAGGACCACTCTGGATCAGTGTATCCAATGCCTTTTGGACACTAGGGTTATCAAAGTTTATACCTGCAGAACCAGCTGGCCTTTGGCCCTGTACATTAACAGGTACCTGGGCACGGTTCTGGAGTTGCCCGTAAACAGCTTGTGATGGTAAAGGACCACCAGGTCGAGGAATGGTATTTCTTATAGGTACCCCAACACCCATGACATTAGGATGCTGGTTCATGGCTGGCTGATTTCTCTGCACTTGGCCAAGAGGTGATGTATTCATTTGCCCGGGACGCAGTTGAGAATTGCCAACATTCCCATAGCCCTGGTTTGGAGCAGCTACAGAAGCACCTACAGGGCCAGCTGGGTTGATGTTAGCTTGAGAGCCGCTGTTGAAAAGACTGAGTATTTTTGCCTGAAGCTCCTGCTGAGGGTTGCTTAAAGACTGTTGTGCTTGGGGAGCAGAACTCATTGGCTGATTCATCTGCTGACTCATCTGCTGACTCATCTGCATGACTTTATTATTTGTGAGACCAGATTGACTGTCCATGGAAGTCACTTGAGATGATCCCATCTGTGGCCTTGAGAGCTGGGCTGTAAAAATGGTTACATATGTTACTGCTGGTTTTAAACACAAAAGGAAAAAGCAAGCACAGAAAAACCAAAACACTCAATAATAAAATTGAAAACCAAGCTGTTAAACTTATGACAGCCAAGTATGAGCATTTTTACATTGTTTTCAGTTACCAATAatttaatgtttagtgaataaactaagTTTTCACTTACACGACAATGGATCTGCAGACAACAATCTATCCTTGCGGTCACGAAGGTAAAGGATGACCTTGTCCATCTCTTCAGGAGTAACATATCTATTATCTGCAAGCAGTGCCAGCAAGGGCTGTATAGTTGGAGGATGAGTTCCTCTCAAACCTTCATCCATAGGTGGCGCACGCTCTCTCAGAAGAGCATCTGTAGACATCTTTGTTGCTTGACGTGCAATATCCTCCCTCTCTTTGTCTCGAGCTTCAGATTTAAACTGTTCATGGTTCCTAGCCACAAGCACCATGGCATCAGCCAGTGGCATGTTTCGATGttctaaaagaaaaaacaattataGCTAAATTTAACATAATCTTACTACACAAAAACTAAAGTAAATAGTGTTACACATGAATtaggacacacaaaaaaacaaagcatCATCGCACACTGGATAGGTTTGTTCTTAAGAGCAGGAGAATTGATTAAACCATCTATAACAGATTAGAGGGATTGGAATAGAGGTAACATCCATCACGAGATCTAAACAATGGCCAAAAGCAGGGATGTAAACAGTCATTATGGACAAAATGCACAATAAAGGAATTCCAATGTtgctaaatatataaaacattgatAAAAATGTAAGTTGCCCTTCAGAATATTTCAAATGACTTCCAAAGAAAAGGAGGGCAGTTTTCAAGCTTTTAActtacaaagaaaagaaaaccaaaaacaagATTAAAGGATATCTCATATACACTATATAGACAAAAGTATAAGAACACCAGACCATTACAAATGTAGTTGGTCCTGCTTTGGTGCTATAACACCTTCCACTCTTCTGGAAAGGCTTCCCACAATATTTTGGAGTGTTGTTGTGGCAAATTTTGCCCAATAATCCAGTAGATCAATTGTGAGTTCAGGCGTTTGTTGGACGAGAAAGCCTGGCTCGCAACCTTGgttccagttcatcccaaaggtgttcgATAAGGTTGAGGTGAGGGCTCTGTGCCGGCCAGTCGAATTCTTCCACACCACAAACTCATCCAACCAGGTCTTTCTGGGCCTTGCTTTGtgcacagtcatgctggaatagaaaagggcctTCCTCAAACGGTTTACGCAATGTTAGAAGCAGAGAGTCCAAAATGCCCTGGTATTCTGAAGCATGAAGATTAACCTTCACTGGAAGTAAGGGGCCAAGCCGAACCCCTGAAAAATAGCCACATACCGTTATCGCTCCTCCACCTTTACTTAATAGTTGGCACAATGCCGGCAAGCAACACTCTCGTAGCATTCGCCAGACCGACAGACACGTGATTCGTCACTCCatgtttccactgctccagagtccagtATCGGCATGCTTGGCAATGTGAGGCTTGCCTGCAACTGCTCGGCCACGGAAACCCATTCCACAAAGCTCCCGCACAGATTTTGTGCCAAGTTGCAGCTGCTCCTAAActcttccactttccaataaCATCACGTACAGTTGACAGTGAAATATCTAGCTGGGATAAGTCAGTCACAAACTGACTTATTACACAGGTGACATCCTCTCTCAGTGCCATgcttgaattcactgagctcATCAGAACGACCCATTTCCCCCCCACAAATGTTGGCTTTATGGCTTCTTGCAATAATTCAATAATTAAGGCGAGTCCCAATACATTTGTCCATgtagtgtataaaaaaataaccccatcATTGGGCATAGCAGGGAACGCGCAAACAGAAATGCATTTTATCATCATAGTTAGTCATTATACTGCAGGCATCTTTCCAAAGataatgtttaggaaaaaaacaACGGTTACattttacacaaaataaatagtaaaataaacaaaacaaaaatagagaGTACTTTATTGCATGGACATGACATAGCTGCCTCCAGTTTGGAGCATGGAGAAAAGGTAAacctccctgctcccccaccaaaGAAAAAACCCTCAAATTGAATGGAATTCAACAGAAATCAGCATTTTCCTAACTGGGGGCAGAAATGCCTCCCTGGCTGTCAGAGAGGTTTGTTTCTGTTAACTCCACAACGCAAGCAGAGTTTCACTCTTCTCAATGAGCAGTTCCAGCAGAGGTACTTCTCTGTCTGTGCAGGGGAAGAGgatagggcttgcaaaggctccaGACAGCATGTCTGCAGCTCCTGCAAGCATTTCTTTCCACAGAACCCCAAAGAAACAATGTCGGTCAACTGCCTAACACCCTGGTTTTAATAACATCTTTTTCCTAAAGAAGTTGGAagtgtttttaattatgttacaACAGTCCATACCTTGAGGTGTGCCAAATAAGATGTTAACTGTGCAAGAGCGATGCACTTGATGCTGCTGAGTTATCACAATTGCAAAGGGAGTACCACCTCTCGTAACATCTTCCAAAGCCTGGGTCAGAGACACTTCAGTATTCAGAAAGATCAAGTCTACCATCATACCCAGGTCACGTATTTTCCGCCCAACAGACTCTGCATACTCCCTGGTAGAAAATTGGTGCAAATTAAAACATTACTTACTTTGTCCATATGAAGTACACTATGCTCAATAGACAACAGGTTtgaacgaaaaaaaaataaaacctcccAAAATCAAAATGTACTTACTTCGACTGTTTGTTAACTACAATTACAGAGCAATCCACAGGTCGTTCAGAGTCAACTCTCCTTTGTATTTCATCAAAGTACTGCCTGTATAATTCCTCACGCCGACGTTCATCACGTTTCAAACGATCTAGTAAGAACCCACAAAAACAACACTAGATAAAAAGCAACACCGTGTCCATAGTGGAATGCTCTAATCAAGTGGTTTGCAAAAATTCTAGGATTTGTGGTTCAATCTTTGATGGAAAGTTAAAGGTGGTCATCTCTGGCCTAGGGACAAATCTAAGTGACCCAATCTAACAGGAAACTATTGCTCATATTTCTTAAAGGatatcacctcaaaactattttttaatataataattttatcAAGTTTTAAAATCGGATTAATTTAGaatttgttaaaaaacaaaaaaattaaaaaaaaatattcagaaaaacTCACCCTAGCCATTAGTATACAACagaatccttcagccatatatgtgcaccttgggtcagacagttaaTCTCTATGTTCTTCTCTGCAGAGAGTAAAGCATAGAGGACTTTAGAGACTGTTGGTTTTCAAGCACTATCTGACCCAAAGTGTGTGTACATGACTGAACGATCTGGACTTAtactaaaggtaaaaaaaaaaaaaaaaaacaactttccaTTCAAAACATGATGAAAGGATTAATAGATTAGAAAATAGCTTTGAGgtaacagttgtcctttaaagtaCATCTGTCAGACATATTACATTTATGCGTGATCAGCCACAAAGTACAAACCTTCTTCTCTGGGAAATCTATCAAGAGGATCTCTGAACCGATCAAAGGCATCTTCCTTCTTGCGATAAAGTTCTTCTTGACGGTATTTATCAAGTGGCTCATCACGCCTGAAAACAGAACACCTTTTAAATAGAAAGCAAAGCCAAACAAACATATTCAATACAGTAATAACCCCAAAATTGCTCTGTAGTGGTGCCCGGAATCACCAGAGACGGACCCACTTCCCCATACCTGGTGTCTGCAGTCTAGCACCTCTCCACAGATATTGCTAAAGCAGAAGTTCCAAAACAACTATAGTAATATGTTTTGTCACACTTTGACCTCAAGTCAATAAATTCTGTCCACCtttaaatatatagtatatatgtatttaaacaaaaataaagacagaTCACCAATGATGAAGTAGGGCCCGTGTTCGTATCAAATTCAAAAGTAGCTTGACTCTTAACAGTGGGACAGCACCAGGGGACCGCAGTCACCATTACAGCATTGTGCCAGGTGTGCCCTGGTGTCACAGTATAAACTGAGAACTATTTCCCAACTGCCAACTAACCCAAGTCCCAGATGCCTGCGCTATACACAGCCAGAAGAAACTGCATTGTTCCATTAAGGAAAACACAGCCATTACAGGACCAGGCATAATTGTCTATCAATAAGCGCAGGATCAGGATGGCTTAGCAGAGCTAACTAATCTCCTGCAGAAGAATCCCCCAAGCAGAGTATAATACCATGGGTCTGTGGTGGGACAAAGCTGTAAGTTGTCAAGACTGTTTAAAAAGGTAGAAAACCTACTGTTAACTCTTTAATGCAGTTTTAGATTTAGAGATCTAAATTTTCATTTGATACTACCAATATATTGTACCCTTTCCCACCTAATGGGTACCCACAGAAAGAGTTTGAGAGGAGACTATAGGATCCCAAGCAGCTACAACAGGGTCTATACTAGGATTACAATACTGAATTCCCCTCACTATGATTGTATTATAAAGTACAAtgaccccacacacatactgaaaaggCTACCTTACTTCTCAGAATAGGATCTATAATATTGTGGGAATCAATGGAACTGcagttttaaatggacactacagtcaccagaacaaatacaggttattgtatttgttctggtgagtagaaccatTCCTTtgaggccttttgcagtaaacactgtcttttcagagacaatgcagtgtttacattacagcctagggataactccacttggcactcttcagatggctgctagaggtgcctcttggggcagtgctgcacactgagcaGCACTGCTATtcggtgtctcctccctctgcatgcagacactgaactttcctcatagagatgcattgattcatttacAGTCTCAGAcagtcctgtgggaaagcattgagatTGGCTCAGAGATtcacctctgatgatgtcagccaaacaggcagatatggggcagatgcagcagctgcagacttgaatacaagcacaattttactatatttacggAAACACACAATATAGATATAGATTGTTTCAcaatatagagtcaggaatacaggtttgcgtTCCTGAAATTCTGTATTTAAAAAGTTTGCTGTCTCCAAAGTAGCTGGTCACCTCTTTCGGGCAACTTTCAGATCTACAAACTACACAAATTGAGGGCTGGCTGCTAGTAATAGTC
Above is a genomic segment from Pelobates fuscus isolate aPelFus1 chromosome 6, aPelFus1.pri, whole genome shotgun sequence containing:
- the NCOA5 gene encoding nuclear receptor coactivator 5 isoform X3 is translated as MPRQRSKPSSSPSPLNRTNSDDPSDLDKTIFIGNLPTISTDRKEMEEMFSKYGKISGLRLFHSYGFVQYEREEDAKAAVQGEKGRKYKGHRLGINKAAEGRNMNKAPSRSSPSRRDLYTYGESRDTKRERSPLRGSPRRDGRDGRDSRATRESRDGREPRDTRDVRESRDIRDARDSREPRDMRDTRDARDSRDYRESRELREARELRDARAVRDSRDIRDPLYDRYRDALYRRDEPLDKYRQEELYRKKEDAFDRFRDPLDRFPREEEHRNMPLADAMVLVARNHEQFKSEARDKEREDIARQATKMSTDALLRERAPPMDEGLRGTHPPTIQPLLALLADNRYVTPEEMDKVILYLRDRKDRLLSADPLSSQLSRPQMGSSQVTSMDSQSGLTNNKVMQMSQQMSQQMNQPMSSAPQAQQSLSNPQQELQAKILSLFNSGSQANINPAGPVGASVAAPNQGYGNVGNSQLRPGQMNTSPLGQVQRNQPAMNQHPNVMGVGVPIRNTIPRPGGPLPSQAVYGQLQNRAQVPVNVQGQRPAGSAGINFDNPSVQKALDTLIQSGPALSHLVNQTAGQGGRGGLPPQPSMGSYQRHY
- the NCOA5 gene encoding nuclear receptor coactivator 5 isoform X2, whose protein sequence is MNKAPSRSSPSRRDLYTYGESRDTKRERSPLRGSPRRDGRDGRDSRATRESRDGREPRDTRDVRESRDIRDARDSREPRDMRDTRDARDSRDYRESRELREARELRDARAVRDSRDIRDPLYDRYRDALYRRDEPLDKYRQEELYRKKEDAFDRFRDPLDRFPREEDRLKRDERRREELYRQYFDEIQRRVDSERPVDCSVIVVNKQSKEYAESVGRKIRDLGMMVDLIFLNTEVSLTQALEDVTRGGTPFAIVITQQHQVHRSCTVNILFGTPQEHRNMPLADAMVLVARNHEQFKSEARDKEREDIARQATKMSTDALLRERAPPMDEGLRGTHPPTIQPLLALLADNRYVTPEEMDKVILYLRDRKDRLLSADPLSSQLSRPQMGSSQVTSMDSQSGLTNNKVMQMSQQMSQQMNQPMSSAPQAQQSLSNPQQELQAKILSLFNSGSQANINPAGPVGASVAAPNQGYGNVGNSQLRPGQMNTSPLGQVQRNQPAMNQHPNVMGVGVPIRNTIPRPGGPLPSQAVYGQLQNRAQVPVNVQGQRPAGSAGINFDNPSVQKALDTLIQSGPALSHLVNQTAGQGGRGGLPPQPSMGSYQRHY
- the NCOA5 gene encoding nuclear receptor coactivator 5 isoform X4 → MRDTRDARDSRDYRESRELREARELRDARAVRDSRDIRDPLYDRYRDALYRRDEPLDKYRQEELYRKKEDAFDRFRDPLDRFPREEDRLKRDERRREELYRQYFDEIQRRVDSERPVDCSVIVVNKQSKEYAESVGRKIRDLGMMVDLIFLNTEVSLTQALEDVTRGGTPFAIVITQQHQVHRSCTVNILFGTPQEHRNMPLADAMVLVARNHEQFKSEARDKEREDIARQATKMSTDALLRERAPPMDEGLRGTHPPTIQPLLALLADNRYVTPEEMDKVILYLRDRKDRLLSADPLSSQLSRPQMGSSQVTSMDSQSGLTNNKVMQMSQQMSQQMNQPMSSAPQAQQSLSNPQQELQAKILSLFNSGSQANINPAGPVGASVAAPNQGYGNVGNSQLRPGQMNTSPLGQVQRNQPAMNQHPNVMGVGVPIRNTIPRPGGPLPSQAVYGQLQNRAQVPVNVQGQRPAGSAGINFDNPSVQKALDTLIQSGPALSHLVNQTAGQGGRGGLPPQPSMGSYQRHY
- the NCOA5 gene encoding nuclear receptor coactivator 5 isoform X1, with the protein product MPRQRSKPSSSPSPLNRTNSDDPSDLDKTIFIGNLPTISTDRKEMEEMFSKYGKISGLRLFHSYGFVQYEREEDAKAAVQGEKGRKYKGHRLGINKAAEGRNMNKAPSRSSPSRRDLYTYGESRDTKRERSPLRGSPRRDGRDGRDSRATRESRDGREPRDTRDVRESRDIRDARDSREPRDMRDTRDARDSRDYRESRELREARELRDARAVRDSRDIRDPLYDRYRDALYRRDEPLDKYRQEELYRKKEDAFDRFRDPLDRFPREEDRLKRDERRREELYRQYFDEIQRRVDSERPVDCSVIVVNKQSKEYAESVGRKIRDLGMMVDLIFLNTEVSLTQALEDVTRGGTPFAIVITQQHQVHRSCTVNILFGTPQEHRNMPLADAMVLVARNHEQFKSEARDKEREDIARQATKMSTDALLRERAPPMDEGLRGTHPPTIQPLLALLADNRYVTPEEMDKVILYLRDRKDRLLSADPLSSQLSRPQMGSSQVTSMDSQSGLTNNKVMQMSQQMSQQMNQPMSSAPQAQQSLSNPQQELQAKILSLFNSGSQANINPAGPVGASVAAPNQGYGNVGNSQLRPGQMNTSPLGQVQRNQPAMNQHPNVMGVGVPIRNTIPRPGGPLPSQAVYGQLQNRAQVPVNVQGQRPAGSAGINFDNPSVQKALDTLIQSGPALSHLVNQTAGQGGRGGLPPQPSMGSYQRHY